The following is a genomic window from Bos taurus isolate L1 Dominette 01449 registration number 42190680 breed Hereford chromosome 11, ARS-UCD2.0, whole genome shotgun sequence.
ccttttaaggttttttttttgtacccCTTCTTCCTTTTAACTATATATGTTTTAGACTGCTTGATACTACCCTATAGGCTCTACTTGGTTTCTttgtttagtctttttttttaatctgcgtGCTTTCTGGATGATGGCTTAGGCCATTTagactgctataacaaaatcctgtagattgggtggcttatatacagcaaaaatttatttctcattattttatagtctaagaaatccaagatcaaggcactggcAGATTCAGTATCTTGTGAGGGCCTGCTTCCTGGTTTAGAGATGACAACTTCTTGCTGTAACTTTATGTGGCGGAAAGATTTatactattgttttcctttagtgGCCTTCTGACTTTAAAAACAGTGATAAGCAATAAAACTAGTGAAGAGGGGATAAAGTAAAGAAAGATTATGGTGCATTTTGTCAAAGTAGCTGAGGTTATGTGGAATTAGATGGGCCAGAGCTTAGGTCTTTGATGCAAATGGTGAAAGTTCAGGAGGAGGAAGGAGTCAAAGAAATTAGTTTTTTGTTACTTTAAAAGTAAGTGaacatttgaaagaaaatgaaagcattaagGCCTCAGACAGAAGTAGAACTATGAGTAAGAAGCAGAATTCCTGGTCGGAAGAAATGAGGTGAAGCCTGCACATACGGTAGTGTCTCTGCTTTCCGcattgaataaagcagaagatGAAGTGGGCACACACAAGCCAAAACTTTCTCTATATTATATATCCCAAAtcccattttaaaatgttcatcacTCTAAATTGGAGTACGAAATGTGAACCAGATGCTAAGGAAAAGCTTTCTCTTGGGCTTTCCTGAAAGATAAAGTAAAACCCAGACATTAGCACtctagctacagtccatagcgttgcaaagttAATTATATACAAACAAGAGGTTCAGATACAGTTAAGCATAATTTGAATTCTGAAACAgtttttttcagaaatttataATGATGCTTTTACCTCTATCATAccctttaaaaatacatgaaaaagagtAAATTTCAGATCAGATGTATAGAATACCGATTCTGAATTAAAGTTGATACTTTACATTGGTTGTCAGTAATATCCTTAAAGGTAGTATTTCCACTCACCCACATACATCATAGAGGCAATTTGGTtttttgttgtcgtttagtcactaagtcgtgtccggctcttttgcgaccccatggactgtagcctgccaggcttctctatccatgggagtttccaggcaggaacactagagtgagttgccatttccttttccaggggatctttctgacccagggattgaacccgtggtttctgccacatctcctgcattataagtggattctttactgctgagccattggggaaactCAGATAGTAATTGCCATATAGAGGCCATTActcataatttattttagtttgtgATTTATCAAGTGTTATTAAATTTTTTGTGATGATGCAAACGTGATTTTTGTTGATGGGGAaaaaaactccagtatttttgtcctgggcaaagacagaaataatgttcatttactgttttttttgtttttttgtttttttaattttagaaacaaaacCTAAGAAATGCCTCATTCCACAAATAGAGAAATGATACTTGGCATTGTGGTGGGAACTGCCGGAATCAGCTTGCTGCTTTTGTGGTATCACAAGGTTCGTAAACCAAGGACAGCAATGTCTTTACCTAAATTTCTTTCTCTGGGTAATTCACTTGATTTGATGACTTTGCAAGATGAAATGCCCAGTGGCCAAGGAACAACAGCGATCTTTCAAGGAAGGCAGCTTCAAATACTGGAGAAGTTAAATGAATTACTGACACATATGGAAGAactcaaagaggaaatcagagtTCTTAAAGAAGCCATTCCAAAGCTGGAGGAGTATATACAAGGTGAACTTGGAGGGAAGGTAACTGTTCACAAGATAAGTCCTCAGcacagagctagaaaaagaaGGCTTGCCACAGTTCAAAGTTCAGCAACAAGTAATAGTTCAGAGGAAGCGGAAAGTGAGGGAGGGTAAGTTTCTTTAAGATGTTTTTTATGTTAAATTGATTCTTTATTGCAGCATTGCTATTATTTAGGTATTTTCATTATACATTCCCAGTCAAATATGCTGTTACTATTTAATAATAAGGCATAAAAAGGAGTGATTATTTTTGCTTATGTTATAATTAAAACCATATTCAGTGGAGGTCAGTACTTTAGTTTAGAGCTCATTGACAAAGAGAATACTTGCTAGTGCTGGTGGCGTCACGTGAGTATGAGGAAGACAGTGATCATTTGCCAAAACGTGTAACCTGTTTTTAAATGTGGCCAGTCTCTGACCCCTTATGTAGTTAAGAACTGTCCAATAAATGGTCTAATAAAACTTTCTGTGATCATAGAAATGATCTAAATCTGTCTGCCCAGTATGGTAGCCACAAGCCATGTGTAACTCTTAAGCTTGAAGTGTAGCTTGTGCAGTGGAGGAACTGAAAAGTTTTAAtctcaattaatttaaaattaaacagtCACATGGCACCAGTGGCTGCTGAATTGGGCAGTACAGACCTAAAAAGAGTTGAGAATGTACAAGTGACTCAGTTTCATCCTTGCATGGGATTAATTCATTGGATTCTAAAATCAAGGCATGAATAATATCCTTTGGGGGAAAAACAAatgatttatgaaaaaaaaaggaattgtgCCTGACTAGTGTTTCTAAGGAGTAAGATAGGAAAGTAAATAAAGATGCACTAGTGAATGTAACATAGCCTGAAATTCATCAGGGCAAGGATGTTTTCATCATCGTATTCCTAACACCTGTTCTTATGCCTCCCACCGTGTGTGtatgctaaggcacttcagtcatgtctgactctgtgaccctatggactgcagcccatcaggctcctctgtccattggattctccaggcaagaatactgggatggattgccattctcttctccagggaatcttcccaacccaggaattgaaccctccgtcttctgtggctcctgtattacaggcagatgctttattgcTGAGCCTCCGGGAAAGCCGAGTAGATGACAATAACTATTACTTAAATTAATAGGTGATCTGCTGAATATAGAattgggagaaggaggagggatctagagaaaggaaacaaagagaagGAATTTAAAGGTGATTTCATACATGAAGAAACGTAAATGATTGATCAATTCTTTTGAGATCAGTGCTTGTTGTTCAATCCCCGAGTCacgtccgtctctttgtgacccccctggactgcaatatgccaggctgTCAATCTTTTACTTGTATTGCTCTATCAAACCATgggtttaaaataattattttagttttctgcTGTTGTCCTGAGTGGTAGCTGCCGAAATGAGCAAGTTCATGAAACCCAGGAATGCGATGCTGGCCCTCGCTAGTTACTACAAAGGAGACAAAGAGGTCATCATGAAGAATATTGATGATGGCGCCTCCGACACACCCCACAGCCATACTCTGGTGGCTGGAACTAATCACTGTCCCTGCAAAGCGACAGCTGCATTGGCCAAGAAGAAAATCGCCAAGAGGTCAAAGAGCAAGTCTTTGGTGAAAGTTTATCATTATAATCACCTCAGGCCCACCACGATCTCTATGGGTATCCCCTTGGACGAAACTGTTGCCAACAAGGATATCTTCAGAGACCCTGCTGTCGAATGCAAAGCCTGACGAGAGGCCAAGGTCAAGTTCGAGGAGAGATACAAGACCAGCAGGAACAGATAGTTTTTCTAGAAGCTTCAgtttt
Proteins encoded in this region:
- the LOC132346553 gene encoding large ribosomal subunit protein eL27-like: MSKFMKPRNAMLALASYYKGDKEVIMKNIDDGASDTPHSHTLVAGTNHCPCKATAALAKKKIAKRSKSKSLVKVYHYNHLRPTTISMGIPLDETVANKDIFRDPAVECKA